From the Triticum urartu cultivar G1812 chromosome 4, Tu2.1, whole genome shotgun sequence genome, the window AGTCCACATGCCATTCGCCGCCCACATGTCCAAAGAACTGAGGCCCCACACGTAAGTAACTGATGAGGATGTAGCGGTCAACTGCATTGACCTGACGACAAGGCTCCGTTTGGGCTTTTGTGAgaatgggccaagtggtggaaggcaaaGGTGAGGAAAGTTAGATGCTATGGGCAAAACTGAGCACAACTAAGGAAGGAGGTGCACAAAATAGAAATCCCATTATGGAATAATCACTTTGGTGCCTAAGGTGCAAGATGCTAGACAATTCAAAATTTTAGTCCAATCTATCTGCTCAATGTTAGCTTTAAAATCATTACTGAAGTTTTGATGAACAGATTGAGCAGTGTGATCAAGCCAAATATTTCCCCTACACAAACTGCCTTAGTTGTGCCACATGACTGCCTTTATTAAATGGAGATATATTATGGAGGGGTGATGATGCCACATGAGGCCCTAAATACTATCCATCATAAAAAAACAAAGTGCACTCTTATTCAAGGTGGACTTTGAGAAGGCTTGTGATAAGGTAAAATGGCCATTTGTTTACAAAATGTTGAAATTAAAGAATTTTCCTGACCAATGGTGTGACTTGGTGATGCACACTATGATTGTGGGACATGTAGGAGCCAAGGTAAATGATATGAGTCATAAAGAGTTGAGACAAGGGGATGCCATGTCTCCCTGCTATTTGATTTAGTTGCTGATGTCTTGGCCATCATACTAGATAAAGCCAAACAAAATGGTTTTGTTAAAGGGGTAATGTTCGAGTTTCGTAATAATGGTGTGAACATGCTTCAGTATCCAGATGATACCATATTTCTTATACAAGATGATGAAGAAAGTGCTAGAAATTTAAAATTCATTCTGAGCGTAGATATCAGGATTGACTATTAATTTTCGCAAGAGTGAGATATTTTGTTTGGTGAGGCTATTAATAAAGCAGAAAAATATCGGGAAATTTTCACTTGTGAGCTTGGGAAAATGCCATTGAAATACCTAGGTTTACCTGTTTCTGATGTGAGGCTAGGGAATAAGTTTTGGAAGACTATTACTGAGAAAATTGAAAAAAGATGTGCCTATTGACAAGGGAGATTATTAAATATAGCAGGTAGATTGATCTTGGTCCGGTCCTGCCTATTTAACATACCCATATATATGATGTCTTTTTATCCCTTACCTGCTGGAACTAGAAAAAAACTGATTTCTTCAAAGCTAGACTGGTCTGGCAAGAAAATGAGGACAAGAAGAAGTATCATTTAGTCAACAGGAAAACCTGATGCCTCCCAAAAAACCTAGGGGGTGGGGGATTGGGGATCTTAAATCTAGAGCTTATGAATAAAGCTTTGCTAGCTAAATGGTTTTGGTAACTTGAAACTGATGAAGAAATCTGGATCGATATATTACTTAACAAATATGTGAATGGCAAATGCATTTCTAGCATTAGGAAAAAACCAGGAGATTCTCGGTTTTGGGGCAGCCTCGTGCAGGTTAAAAATCTTTATTATCAACATGTTAAGAAGCTGATGGGTGATGGGAGGAACACTAGGTTTTGGGAAGATTGGTAGGTAGGTTCCAAACCTCTAAAGGAGGCCTACCCCAGTTTATACAACATTAACTTTGAGCAAGATATTTCTGTTGTAGAGGCTATTGAAAGGGGGTGGGATAATTTCACTTTTAGAAGAAGTTTACTTGGAGATAAGGCTGAGCTGTGGGCTAGTCTGAAAACTAGATGTGACGAGGTTAGAATGTATAGAGGCAAAGACAAACCCTTGTGGATGTTTACCAATGATAGAAAATTCCCTGTGAAATCTATATCTTTTCCTAGTCAAATCTGATGCAGGTTTCCCACACAAGTTTTTGTGGAAAATAAAAAATCAAGCCAAGATTAAATGTTTTTCTGGTTGACTGTTCGTAAAAGACAGTTTAATCAAAAAGGGGTGGAAAGCAAAAAAGAGTATGTTTACTCTGGACAAGATGAAAGTATAGATCACATGTTCTTTAATTGTTCTGCTACCAGGCTTATATGGAGCTTGGTGAAGTGCTCTTGTCATTTGGGATCAACTCCCAGTGGGTTGGATGATTGTTGAATGTATGGCCAAAAACCTttcagaaatttgaaaaaaaaaactaaTCTTAGTTGGAATTTCTGCTATGTTCTGGTCCATTTGGAAGTGTAGGAATGCTATTGTCTTTAGAACAAAACAAATTCACGATCCATGATTCTTTTGAGGCTAATGTGCAACTGGATAGTTTACTGATCTATTTTGCAGATAAAGAACCCAAAGCAAAAGCTACTGATGCTAGGGGCAAAAATAATCGAGCGGGTGACAAATGAAATCTATCGTGCGTCGCAGGACTGAAGACCAGGGGTGCAAAGGCTGGAAAACTAAAAAAAGCGTTGGGTTATCTTTCCTTCGTCTATCTGGCGACGATGGATGTGAGCTACCTGTGTATCTTGACTTCTTCAGCGATTTATGTCTATGCATATGTTGCTTTCGTCTAGACTTTGTTTATTGCTTTCAATCCGCGGGTTGCGCCCCGTGGTGTGTGGATTGTGTTCTGTTATGTCGTCTAAACCTTTGAACTTGTCTAGCTTCTGGTAGATTAAATAGATTATGGCCTGGATTTGTGATATATGATATCTTTTTGATGGTTTCGCTAATGAAATCGGAGGAAACCCCCTCTTTTGATAAAAGGAAAATCGATTGAAAgtgtttcaaaaaaaaaagtcACACAAGACTACCAGAGTCCCCAACGGGTCATCTGGGATCAGACCCCGGGTCCTGACCCCTTTCAGTTCAACACGAATAAACGCGACAGGGAGGGGAAAAAATCTTATACGACCGGGTcagggagagagaggagagcAGAGAGGGGAAGGCGATGGGGGCGGCGAAGAGAAACGGGGGTGAGAAGGGGCTCCTCTGGAGGCTGCCGGAGGTCACCTCAAGGGAGCTCGGCAAGATCGGCCCCGCCTTCGGGCTCGGCATCGGCTGCGGCGCCGGCGCCGGAGTCGGCTTCTTCGGCGGTAAaaccctcctcctcctcctcccccttcctGTACAGTTCAACCTTTGTGCTCCTTTCTTTCCAGCTCCTTGTTTCCGCGTTACCCTGCGCTCTTGGCGGGCTGATTGATTCGGCGGATTGTGCTACTTGAGCGCCATATCGCTTCCGTGCCCTGGTTTCTGTCTCGTTGGTTGATTGGATGGTTATTGCCAGGTTCAGATGCTCCTGTCCTCCACGGTTCAAAATATTGATAATTGCTAGTAGTTCTTGTTCAGATTGTGACTTGTTTTGAAGTTAGTCATGATGGGGTTTAATAGAGCAGGGCTAGGGTTTGCTCTCGGACTCATCTGGTTAGAGCAGCCTCATTAGGGAGGCATACATGTATATAGGCATATATGACACAAATTTCTTAATGGGGATGTTTTCACAGATTGGGATAATTTTGTTTAATGCGTCGGCAGTAATTTTAGATACTTATGGCTTGGCAAGTGGTGTAACAACATTGGCCTTGGATGTATGACAATTTGGCTTCTGACGGTTTAGCCAAGGTTTATCCTAATTACTGCGCCCAGATAGTCCACTTGCCTGTATCATTAAACTTTCTGACAAATACAGTGTAGACTGAATAGCTTGCTGGCCACTTGAACTCTGAGAATTTAAGATGTGTCATCCAAGACATTCACATCATCACAAGAGACACCAATGCATACATAGCTAAAATATCATTAAGGCAAGATCGATGGTATGAAAATTATTGTAGTTTTATTTTCTGTAAATGTTAAGGAATGTATTATAAGTGCTGTTCAAAGTGTATTATTAAACACTTGGGGCCCATTTTAAAATTTTGAGCAATCAAAACTTTTAACTTTTCTTACTTTGTTACTTTAGATAATTGTCGATGTAGTGTGTAAAGAAGTAAACATGACGATGCAAGCAAGAATATTGATCTATTCAAGTGGTTAGCTATTACTGAATAACACTTCAGTAATTGTATAGTGTGCCCCTATACAAATTGAGACAATGTTTCTTCTCTCCAAACTATAGTTGCAACTATAGATATGCCATACTCAATTGGGTATATTTCTTGTATGAAATTTATAAATTCTGAAAGTTTTGTAGTTGTTAAAAGTGTGATCATTGAATGGTATATCACATGGTGAGATCTATTCTTTTGCTCCCTTGTCGTTTGCTATCAGAAATATAAGGTAGAAGAATGCTTGCATATTTATTTTCTTGCATTGAAATAAGCTTAAGATGGCATACCGACAAGTTTTTTAATGCGTAAAAATGTTGAGCTCTTTTTTTTCCAAAGCTAATCCATCTTTTATATACAGTTCATTGATTCATTGGAATCTCCTCCCTCCCCTATTGTTTGTCTCATTTTTTTAATGAACTCTGTATAATTTTATCTTTTTCATGAATAATGTAGGTGCAGGATTAGGTTATGGATTTCCTGGACTCACTTTAGGCTTCGGAGTTGGAGCTGGCTGCGGTATAGGATTTGGTTTTGGTTATGGCTTGGGCAAAGGAATTGCTCGTGATGAAAAGAAAAGACATTCAAACGTTGGTAAAATATTCCAGGAAACTCCAAATCTGCCTAAGTACTGTATGGGCATGAAATATTTAGAGGGATTTGTGCAACAGACATTCCTATACGTGCTATGCCTTGTTGCCTAACCTTGTAATATCTATTATCTTTGAAGTTTTTACTCTAGTTACAGTTGGTCATGTAAGTGAATTTGGAAGAAGAGCAATCTGGAGGGTAAAGTGGAATTATACCAACTGGCTTGAAACAAACACTCCCAGTAGTTGCTAAAAGAACAACAGAAAATTGACTTGTGTATCTTTTTTTTATTGATATTGTTTGAACTTAAAATACGTAGCTTACCAAATGAGATTGGAGAAAGAACCTTAAACAAGCTTTGCTTATGCTTTGAAATGAAAAGATATCTTCAAGCATTCCCACATAATAGTTATCCAAACTGGGGTGATTGGCAGTTTGACTGGAATACCCCAGAACAAGAGCTTTACTCAGTATTGCAGTGTGAAAGACAAAAGGAAGAAAATGAACAGAGTGGTCAATTCCATGCCAGAGCCAAATCTATTTTAACTTAAGCTCCATCCTGGCCCACATTTGGCATTACAATATGACCTTATAGTTATATTATTTTACCGTAACATATTAGCACCTAAGAGTGTTCAAGTACGGATTGATCCCAACACGTCCAAAACCGGCTGTGAAGCCATAGTTCATTTTCCTTCTTTCCATGTGATGTCAGCAGTGGTGCCATTTCGAAAATTTATATGCGATGGTTCACTAATGACTGGTTGAACTGAGACCATTTTTGAACACCCCTATTAGCACTACTTGTTTCGTCCAGACTCATAAACTATACACATATTATAGGCATGCAACACTTGATTACTTGAACGCCTAAAATGAAGTGGAAATATTTAGCGATAAGTGCAAACCATGGAAAACCACACCAATTTTTTTGTGTTCCTCACTAAACATTGTAAAATGGCATTTCTATGGGAACTAATGCTAACTTAATGATTGTGTCGTGTCTTGTTGAAAACGATCCTGAAAGGCCGAAACGGTGCAAATTGCCTGGAGGAATCTAATCACACAACCTAATCCCTGAAGCCTGAACCCACGAGCTTTTAGAGGACCAGTGCAGATTCTTCACAATCTCATTCTCTATCAGGATGGTAACAGGTGCAACAGTGGGATATTTGAAGTGACATCCAAGTATCTCGTGTACGCATAATGTAACTATgcccacaaaaacaaacaaaaataGCATCTCATTCGTGACTTCTGACATAAACTACAATATCAAACTGTGCTATTACTCTATTTCTGACAGCATGAGGGTTTTGAATAAATAGACCTGGTAGGATGTTACAGAAAACAGATTTGTTAGTATTAATTTCAGAATTTGAGCTATTTCAGCACTAATTGTTTGAGATTTTGTTTTATATGAACAAAAACTGCATTTTTTTCTCGTATTAGACATAACTTAATCAGTTTTGTTTTGTCATGGTTAAAAATCAAGTTGAGGCCCCAACACTACTCATTCCTCTCTCAGTTAATGCACATGTGTTTTACTGCACTAATATGCCAACATTTCTGAAAATTGTAGTCTAAAATAGAACATAATTTGATTTGATGTTTACTTTGAAATCTTGAAGATCTGTGCAAGTTCTCTGTTTGGGATGAGAAGGAAACTAAGTATTATATCACCTTCGCATAACTTAATCTTTGTTTCTCATGGTTGAAATTCGTCAAGTTGCTACCTTATGGCATTTGCCACACCCGGAAGATAACTTCAATTTGCATGCAAAAGAATGTGTATTGTTCCATGGTTGCTCACCCTTTCCTCCTCTTCTCTATTCCAGGGACACCATTGCCGGTTTGTTTGACGAGTTGGTTGTAAACACCAAAAAGCTTGCCACCGCAACTTCAAAACAGATTGAAAAATGGCACTGAGCTGCACCACCAGATGGCTGCTGCTATTTGCTATCTTAGATGGTGATTAGTTGGATAGAGACTACCGTGTCACATTAATATCCCATTTTGAACATTTGTAAGTAGGTTTGTATTCAAGTAGGGTTCTGACATTATGCTATAGGGATTGTTTGAAATTCTGGAAATGTTGAACATTGTGGTAGTTAAGAAAGAAAATTCGAACCGATGAAGATTTTTATGATCGTTGTACATGTCGGCTTATGTTCTGTTACTGGTTTTCCTCATCTCATCTGTTAAAACTTGAGCCTGATTTGGTGCTGTCAAATTGTGATGGAACTCTCGGGGGGGGGTTCTCTCCATCTCTCATTGGATATCTGTCCCTATCTGTTATGTTTGGACCAATTGGTATCTCATGGCTCCTGATAAACGAGATAGCAAGCGGCCCTAATGGTGCCACATCAGCACCCTCATCTGCCAAGTCAGCACATACCGCCCAATCAGGCCCAAGCAACAGATAGCCCTCCTGAATACTGAGCCAATCACAGCCCCCTTGGCCTATCCTTGATGGGCCCACAACATCCTCCAATCCTCATTTCCAACCATTTAAACTACCCCACATTTCCCTCCACAACCACCCATCACATCCTCCCTTCTTGCTGAGCTGAGCACGCCCCTTCTCCCTCAACTTTGGGCTCGAGGCAATGGCGGCGCTCGCTCCGACGAAGATGCTCGGCACCCGGCTCAACTTCGCCGGCTCCTCCAGGTACGCCACAGCGGCACCAACTGCTGGCGCACAGAAGATCGTCTCCCTCTTTGATCGCTTCAAGAAGAAGCCCGCCCCGAAGCCGAAGCCCGCCCCCGTGGCCACCTCGAGCGTGGGCATCGACGACGAGCTCGCCAAGTGGTACGGTGAGTACAAAGAAATCTGACGGGCTCTCAGCTGAGATTTCACTCTTATCAGGTAACTTGTTCAGTTCTGAATATTCGTGTGTGTCTAAATCTGTCTTCTATTTTGTTTCAGGTCCTGACAGGAGGATCTACTTGCCCAACGGTCTCCTTGACCggtcggaggtgccggagtaccTCAACGGAGAGGTTCCCGGAGAGTAAGTCATAGGCCTCAACTCCATTTACTCTACACACCATACACATCAGTCATGCTTTGTCATAGCTCTGCAAGAGCAAAGCACAATACTGTTTCCTTTAGCAGCATGGAGTACATCACAAGTTCTCACATAACTGAAATGCTCATGTATGTAAGCATAAGTGATATCCATCTGAACTAATTGCTTGCTTTCCCTTTGGACTTGCAGCTACGGCTATGATCCTTTTGGCCTGGGCAAGAAGCCAGAGGACTTCGCCAAGTAAGTACAGACAGTAGTAATCTGCATTTTGCAAGTATAGACTAATCTGTGAAGTGTTCTGTCAAATTTCAGAACATATTCTCTCGACTAAGCGATCCTGCTCTACACCTCAATGCTGCAGGTACCAGGCCTTTGAGCTCATCCATGCCAGGTGGGCCATGCTCGGCGCCGCCGGATTCATCATCCCCGAGGCGCTCAACAAGTTCGGCGCAAACTGCGGTCCCGAGGCAGTTTGGTTCAAGGTAATTGCTGAATGCAGATCGTCATTTCTCACGGCTTCAGATTCAGAACTTTGGAAGTTTGAGCTCACGGTGCCATAAACAACATACATCCTGCAGACCGGCGCCCTGCTCCTTGACGGCAACACCCTCAACTACTTCGGCAACAGCATCCCCATCAACCTCATCCTCGCCGTCGTCGCCGAGGTCGTCCTCGTCGGAGGCGCCGAGTACTACAGGATCACCAACGGGCTGGTCAGTATCCTGAAACATAGATATGCGTTGCCGCAGCCAGGCGTCCTTGTACTGACCAACGGTTTGGTCAACTTCTCCGGCAGGAATTTGACGACAAGCTCCACCCCGGTGGCCCATTCGACCCGCTCGGCCTCGCCACCGACCCCGACCAGGCGGCGCTGCTCAAGGTGAAGGAGATCAAGAACGGGCGGCTGGCCATGTTCTCCATGCTGGGCTTCTTCA encodes:
- the LOC125550741 gene encoding protein TRIGALACTOSYLDIACYLGLYCEROL 5, chloroplastic-like; the encoded protein is MGAAKRNGGEKGLLWRLPEVTSRELGKIGPAFGLGIGCGAGAGVGFFGGAGLGYGFPGLTLGFGVGAGCGIGFGFGYGLGKGIARDEKKRHSNVGKIFQETPNLPKDTIAGLFDELVVNTKKLATATSKQIEKWH
- the LOC125550742 gene encoding chlorophyll a-b binding protein CP26, chloroplastic-like, which encodes MAALAPTKMLGTRLNFAGSSRYATAAPTAGAQKIVSLFDRFKKKPAPKPKPAPVATSSVGIDDELAKWYGPDRRIYLPNGLLDRSEVPEYLNGEVPGDYGYDPFGLGKKPEDFAKYQAFELIHARWAMLGAAGFIIPEALNKFGANCGPEAVWFKTGALLLDGNTLNYFGNSIPINLILAVVAEVVLVGGAEYYRITNGLEFDDKLHPGGPFDPLGLATDPDQAALLKVKEIKNGRLAMFSMLGFFIQAYVTGEGPFENLCAHLSDPFGNNLLTVISGAAERVPSL